Sequence from the bacterium genome:
CATCCGTCAGTCTCTGTCCCTGTCAACCCGCTACCTGGGGCACATCGTTCCGATCCTGGAAAAGTATGAACTGCCTCCCGAACTGGCTTACCTGTGCATCATCGAGAGCGGGTACAGGCAATCGGCCAGGAGCCACGCCGGGGCGGTGGGAATGTGGCAGATGATCAAGGCGACCTCTTCACGGTTCGACCTGACCTCTGATCGGTGGGTCGATGAGAGGTTGGATTTTGTCAGAAGCACGGAAGGCGCGGCCCGTTACATCCGGTACCTGATGGATCGTTTCGACGACTGGGACCACGTTCTTGCCGCCTACAACGCGGGAGAGGGGAGGGTCAAAAATGCGATCCAGCAAGCCCGAAAGGCGGGCCTGGCGCCGGACATGGAGAACCTCCGCCTTCCCAGGGAAACCAGGATATACGTCCCGGCTTTTTACGCGGCTCTCCTCATAGCCATGGAACCCGAACGGTACGGCCTGTTTCCGGGATTTCAGCCCATGCTCGATTATCTCCAGATCGAGGTGCCGGGCGGTGTGCCCGTGAAAGATGTAGCGCTCCACATGGGATGT
This genomic interval carries:
- a CDS encoding transglycosylase SLT domain-containing protein — translated: METPPELTLPPAAARGYDGPLAQRALSRAYRRDVRVQLDHFLTDKREDIRQSLSLSTRYLGHIVPILEKYELPPELAYLCIIESGYRQSARSHAGAVGMWQMIKATSSRFDLTSDRWVDERLDFVRSTEGAARYIRYLMDRFDDWDHVLAAYNAGEGRVKNAIQQARKAGLAPDMENLRLPRETRIYVPAFYAALLIAMEPERYGLFPGFQPMLDYLQIEVPGGVPVKDVALHMGCSVDSIRSLNPAILKDRVPAGGDGYMLRVPCEVGEGRARAVAASLEEVKYVSYRVRKGDNIWDISRRFGVSLSRITRAGHHGTSPSRIYPGEVLLVALTAGDAI